A part of Oncorhynchus masou masou isolate Uvic2021 chromosome 21, UVic_Omas_1.1, whole genome shotgun sequence genomic DNA contains:
- the gpx2 gene encoding glutathione peroxidase 2 encodes MAFIAKTFYDLKATTLEGSLVDFNVFRGRVVLIENVASLUGTTTRDYSQLNLLQSKYPHRLVVLGFPCNQFGYQENCSNGEILNSLKYVRPGDGYQPGFTVFEKCDVNGTNTHPVFAYLKDKLPYPDDDPHTLIQDPKFLIWSPISRTDISWNFEKFLVGPEGEPFKRYSKKFETINIEPDIQRLLRLTKT; translated from the exons ATGGCGTTCATCGCGAAGACCTTCTATGATCTGAAGGCCACGACCCTGGAGGGGAGTTTAGTAGATTTCAATGTGTTTCGAGGGCGGGTGGTCCTCATTGAGAATGTGGCATCGCTCTGAGGGACAACCACCCGGGACTACAGCCAGCTCAACTTGCTCCAGAGCAAGTACCCTCACCGGCTAGTGGTCCTGGGCTTCCCCTGCAATCAGTTTGGCTACCAG GAGAACTGTTCAAATGGGGAGATCCTGAACTCATTAAAGTATGTGCGTCCAGGAGATGGCTACCAGCCTGGCTTCACTGTCTTTGAAAAGTGTGATGTGAATGGAACCAACACCCACCCTGTCTTTGCCTATTTGAAAGACAAACTTCCCTATCCTGATGATGATCCACACACCCTCATCCAGGATCCTAAATTCCTCATCTGGAGTCCCATCAGCAGGACAGACATCTCTTGGAATTTTGAGAAATTCCTGGTTGGGCCAGAGGGAGAGCCCTTTAAACGTTACAGCAAAAAATTTGAGACTATCAACATCGAGCCTGACATTCAAAGACTGTTGAGACTAaccaagacctga